In Bacteroidales bacterium, one DNA window encodes the following:
- a CDS encoding GAF domain-containing protein translates to MKIKLKIWQKIIIFILGTTILIFTTIFVFISQSSKKIIYNNALEYSNVLAKQHANQIEGWLNSDLVIARTLSNALLEYKSLPQEKWLEHYRNMYNRVYAVNPQVDALWDSWELSNLDPRWDKPYGRQFYIIYKENSVIKTKRELRSLTGDPPTYGGMKKAIAERVEEPYISVLQGGKMMTSLSSPLVENGKFIGLIGLDLLLTRFQNLVNNIKPYPNSFAFLLSNKGVFVAHPDTAFYKKNIANKLPELVKEYKLLERIQRGEEFNFTSKNKAGNVFYYTFAPIVVGKTTSPWSLCIVIPKNEIIAQANANYNINFIAGIIGLLILVIVLIVFTNYLTRPINKMTKLLQEVATGKIDKTLNLSINTGDEIELMSNALSESIVGINNKTEFARLIGSGNLDVNLTLLSDDDVLGKSLIDMRDSLIKARDEEEKRKNEEEKVKWANEGLAIFGEILRQNNSNQSKLGDEIIKNLVWYLNAAQGGLFVINDKSDQVFELIAAFAFDRKRFLKKTFAKGEGLVGACAAEKDIIHLIEIPQEYIEITSGLGGANPNTLLLTPLIVDEEVMGVIEITSFNQFKPHEIDLVKKLAQNIASSLHSVKINARTSELLEKSQQQAEMMAAQEEEMRQNMEELQSTQEEASRKTFELEGFVNALSGAAFLMEYDTDGNIITVNDSYLNLLGNSRDKIIGTHHSAGLLLTDIQKISYDQFWNELRGGAIKKQTTRISVKGTEYLLLETYTPIFSQMGEVIKILKIAIDVSNISN, encoded by the coding sequence ATGAAAATAAAACTTAAAATCTGGCAGAAGATAATCATCTTCATTTTAGGTACAACTATTCTAATATTTACTACCATTTTTGTTTTCATCAGTCAATCCTCAAAAAAAATCATTTACAACAATGCGCTTGAGTACTCAAATGTTTTGGCAAAACAACATGCCAATCAAATAGAAGGCTGGCTAAATAGCGATCTTGTTATAGCCCGAACATTATCTAATGCACTTCTTGAATACAAATCGCTCCCACAAGAAAAATGGCTAGAACACTATCGGAATATGTATAATAGAGTTTACGCGGTAAACCCACAAGTCGATGCTTTATGGGATAGCTGGGAATTAAGCAACCTTGATCCTAGGTGGGATAAACCTTACGGACGCCAGTTTTATATTATTTATAAAGAGAATTCTGTAATTAAAACAAAAAGAGAATTAAGGAGTTTAACGGGTGATCCTCCAACCTATGGAGGAATGAAAAAGGCAATTGCAGAAAGGGTTGAGGAACCATACATTTCTGTACTGCAAGGGGGTAAAATGATGACCTCGCTTTCTTCTCCTTTAGTTGAAAATGGAAAATTCATTGGCCTTATTGGTCTCGATTTACTTTTAACCAGATTTCAGAATTTGGTTAATAATATCAAACCATATCCAAATAGTTTTGCTTTTTTACTTTCGAACAAAGGAGTATTTGTAGCACATCCTGACACCGCCTTTTATAAAAAGAATATTGCCAATAAACTCCCCGAACTTGTAAAAGAGTATAAGCTCTTGGAGAGGATTCAAAGAGGAGAAGAGTTTAATTTTACCTCTAAGAACAAAGCGGGAAATGTTTTTTATTACACTTTTGCTCCAATTGTTGTTGGCAAAACAACTTCGCCGTGGTCATTATGTATTGTTATTCCAAAAAACGAGATAATAGCCCAAGCAAATGCTAATTACAATATTAATTTCATTGCAGGAATAATTGGATTGCTTATATTAGTAATTGTCCTTATAGTTTTCACGAATTACTTAACCCGTCCAATAAACAAAATGACCAAACTTCTCCAAGAAGTTGCAACTGGAAAAATCGATAAAACACTAAATCTAAGCATTAACACTGGCGATGAAATTGAATTAATGTCTAATGCACTCTCTGAATCAATTGTTGGAATAAATAACAAAACAGAGTTTGCCCGTTTAATTGGGAGTGGAAATCTTGATGTAAATCTAACCCTCCTTAGTGATGACGATGTTCTTGGTAAATCATTAATTGATATGCGCGATAGTCTCATTAAAGCTAGAGACGAAGAGGAAAAACGTAAGAACGAAGAGGAAAAGGTTAAATGGGCAAATGAAGGGCTTGCAATTTTTGGCGAAATTCTACGTCAAAATAATAGCAACCAATCAAAATTAGGGGACGAAATTATTAAAAATCTTGTTTGGTATCTAAATGCTGCACAAGGAGGGCTTTTTGTCATAAACGACAAATCCGATCAGGTATTTGAACTTATAGCAGCTTTTGCTTTTGACCGAAAAAGATTTCTGAAAAAAACGTTCGCAAAGGGAGAGGGTTTGGTTGGTGCTTGTGCTGCTGAAAAGGATATTATTCATTTAATTGAAATTCCACAAGAATACATTGAAATTACTTCAGGGCTTGGGGGTGCAAATCCAAATACATTATTATTGACTCCATTAATTGTAGATGAGGAGGTTATGGGGGTTATTGAGATTACCTCCTTTAATCAATTTAAACCTCACGAAATAGATCTTGTTAAAAAACTTGCTCAGAATATTGCATCTTCACTTCACTCAGTAAAAATTAATGCGAGAACTTCGGAGTTACTTGAGAAATCTCAGCAGCAAGCTGAAATGATGGCTGCGCAGGAAGAGGAAATGCGTCAGAATATGGAGGAACTTCAATCAACACAAGAAGAGGCATCCCGAAAAACATTTGAACTCGAAGGTTTTGTAAACGCATTAAGTGGTGCTGCATTTTTGATGGAATATGATACTGATGGAAATATCATTACTGTAAATGACTCATATCTGAATTTACTTGGAAATTCTCGCGATAAAATTATTGGAACTCATCACTCAGCAGGACTTTTACTTACTGATATTCAAAAAATCAGCTACGATCAATTCTGGAATGAACTACGTGGAGGAGCCATTAAAAAACAAACCACCCGAATTTCTGTAAAAGGAACCGAATATCTACTTCTTGAGACCTATACGCCTATCTTTAGTCAAATGGGGGAGGTTATAAAAATATTAAAGATTGCAATTGATGTTTCAAATATATCGAACTAA
- a CDS encoding DUF2797 domain-containing protein yields MFRIEEDIEYDIEYPVINYPTKVKSMSFDKNAIIQGKLVGIKGQYLIFDEGNVINIRNYSGYQVEIN; encoded by the coding sequence ATGTTTAGGATTGAGGAAGATATCGAATATGACATTGAATATCCTGTGATTAACTATCCAACAAAGGTAAAATCGATGAGTTTTGATAAGAATGCTATAATACAAGGAAAACTTGTTGGAATTAAGGGTCAATACTTGATATTCGATGAGGGAAATGTAATAAATATTAGAAATTATAGTGGTTATCAAGTAGAGATAAACTAA
- a CDS encoding DUF2797 domain-containing protein, translating into MVTGMLRKMTIQNKGTETSIIADYCLKLDGGELPLNSFIGNHLYIRFLGNIYCVKCGRKTSKSFGQGFCYPCFISAPETEDCVLRPELCRAHEGVARDIEYANQHCLIDQFVYLAWSGGLKVGITRHHQIPTRWLDQGATKSIIVCRTPNRFRAGEVEVELKKIFADKTNWQAMLKGVRNDD; encoded by the coding sequence ATGGTAACAGGAATGCTCCGGAAAATGACAATTCAAAATAAAGGAACTGAAACCTCAATAATAGCTGATTATTGCCTTAAACTTGATGGAGGGGAACTGCCTTTGAATAGTTTTATTGGAAATCATCTTTACATCCGATTCCTTGGAAATATCTATTGTGTAAAGTGTGGACGGAAAACATCAAAATCTTTTGGACAGGGGTTTTGCTACCCTTGTTTTATCAGTGCTCCTGAAACAGAGGATTGTGTTCTAAGACCGGAATTATGCAGAGCTCATGAGGGTGTTGCTCGTGATATTGAATATGCTAATCAACATTGTCTTATCGATCAATTTGTTTATTTGGCATGGTCAGGAGGATTGAAGGTTGGTATAACAAGGCATCATCAAATTCCCACCCGATGGCTCGATCAAGGGGCAACTAAGTCGATAATTGTTTGTAGAACACCTAATCGGTTTAGAGCAGGCGAAGTTGAGGTGGAGTTAAAGAAAATTTTTGCAGATAAAACAAATTGGCAGGCAATGCTAAAAGGGGTTAGGAATGATGATTAA